The genomic window AGATTAATTTTCGAAGGGCAAGAAAGCCCTGAGCGCTTTGTAACCGGAGTTACCATGCAGCAAATAACTGTTCAAACCGATAATGCGATCTGCGTTGTGGGAATTAACCGCCCGGAAAAGAAAAACGCATTGACTGCCGATATGTATCAGGCAATGGCTGACGCAGTCAACACAGCTTCAGCAGATACCAACGTGAAAGTTGTGATACTTACCGGTATCGGTGAACACTTTACCGCCGGTAATGATCTCGGTGAGTTTTTGGCTGATCCATCAATGGATGAAGAAAGCTCGGTGTATTGTTTCTTGCAGGCGATAGCTCGTTGTGAAATCCCGATGATTGCTGCGGTAGAAGGGTTTGCCGTCGGCATTGGTTGTACTTTGTTGCTGCATTGTGAGCGTGTTATCTGTGACTCAACCGCACGTTTCGCGTTTCCGTTTGTGAATCTTGCGATTGTTCCTGAAGCAGCATCATCGCTACTTTTGCCACGTTTAATTGGGTATCAACAAGCCGCGCATCTGCTGCTGACGGGCGATACTTTTGACGCGAACGAAGCGTTGGAAATGGGGCTGGCCGCGGAAAAAACCGAAACCGGTGAAGCTCTGCAAACCGCGATGACATATGCCGAGAAACTCACCTGCAAGGCGCGCGGCGCGTTGGTAGCGACTAAACAATTGCTGCGCCGTGACGATGAACCCGTTCAGGATCGCCTCCACCACGAGTTAGCGATTTTTGTCGAGAAGCTTCAGGCGCCAGCAGCCAAAGAAGCGATGACGGCTTTTATGGAAAAACGTAAGCCGGATTTTACGGGCTTGTAAGCGCTATTTGACCGGTCGTTGAGCTGATGTTGTTGAGCTGACGTTGTCTAAATCGATGTTTATTCACATACGGGATTGAGGATGGCAATGCGCAAATATCATCACCTAGGTATTCCGACAACAGAAAAGCGTGAAGGCGAGGTATGGCACGAGCACTTGAAGCTCGGCGCTTCGGGCTATGACGAAAGTGAATTCCATATTGAGTGGGTTCGATTTGCCGACGATGCGCCATATCCGGATTTGGTGAAAACCGTTCCTCATATCTGCTTTGAAGTGAATGACCTTGAAGAGGCGCTTAAAGGTAAAACGGTGATCATCGCACCAAATAGCCCCAGCGCTGGTGTTAAGGTTGCCTTTATCGATGAAGGTGGCGCACCTGTTGAGCTGATTGAAGTTGATCGATCTATTGCCCAGGAGGGCATCTGAATTATGCTGAAGCTTTTCCGAAAGTGGCAGACTATGATCCTGGCGATACTGACATTTGTTGTATTTGTTTGGGCTGCTATTGACGTATTTGATGTCGAGCCGAGCGTCATTTGGGCGTTCTTTATGAGCGCGGTGACAGGTTTGTTCGCCATTATAGTTTTTGCAGCGTTAACCATTGCCTGCTTAAATCTGTTGAAGCGGCGTAAGCAGTAGTCGCTGCACTTCTAAGACTTCTGCTCTGCTGTTCCGCACCTGCTACCCCGGTGGGTCTGTGCGGCCCGCTAACAAACATTTAACTAGGCTTGCGCTTTAGCGACTGGTGCCGCTGTCGCCAGTGAGCAGCGCTGCCCATTCATACTCGCTTTTAGACGCGGGATTCAGCGAATCTCTTCCAGATTCCAGTCAATATCCAACGTGTTACAGATATCTTCAATATCTTCAGAAAACTTTTCCATGTCGACATCGCTGCGCGTATCAACAGTAACCTCTGCTTTAAACAGTAGGTTGCCTGCCATCGGTGCGCTTTCAGTCAATGTGTGCATATCGATGACGTTAAAGCCATGCTGGATCAAACCTTGAGCGATTTCTCGTACGATGCCTGCTCGGTCAAGACCTATGATCGATAGTTTGATGGTTTTATGGGCGGGCTGCTCAACGTCATGCGTACCGGATTCAAGGAGTATTGCCAGCTCGTCGGATGCGGCGTTGTTTAGGGCTTGTTTTACATCTTCGATCTTATCTTGATCGATGCTAATCTGAACAACGCCGGTAAATTTGCCACCGAGCTTGGTCATACGGCTTTCAAGCCAGTTTCCGCCATGAGAGGCAACTAGATTAGACAAGCGTTCGACGATTCCGGGTTTGTCGTTGCCAATAAAAGTAAAAACGAGGGCCTGTTGCATAGTGTGATCCTGTTTTGGCTAATGGTGAAGGATTGGTTACCGCTTTGTGAAAATATCTCTATTATTGCTAAGACATTCTTGTGGCAAAATGCTCAGCGTGATGCGTAAATATTGTTATTAAAAACGCTTGCTCACTTTTCAGTTAAGCTGCTTAGCCATCATAGACCGATGAAATTCGCTTTTAAATGATTGTTTTGTTTCCACAAAGCGCTCAAAACCCATATTGGATACTTTAAAGGATGCCAGCCATGAAATCATCCCTCCGCCACTTACAGCAACTGAGCCTATTGGCTTCGTTGATAGCATTCAATCTCACCGGTGCTTCCTCGGTTCTGGCTCATGGGGGCCAAGAAACCTTTGATGCTGGTGCGCTAAAAGCCGCAATTAATGGCCCGCAGCGAACAACGGCGGAAAAGGGCAGAGATGTTTACCGACACCCGCTAAAGACGCTGGAGTTCTTTGGCGTTGCGCCGAGCGACACAGTTGTTGAAATCTGGCCCGGCGGCCGCGGTTGGTATACGGCTATTTTGGGGCCGTATTTGATGCATGGCGGAACGCTTTACGCGGCTCAATTTAGCGCTGATTCAGATGTAAAATTCTACAGAAATGCGCGTGCGCGTTTTGTGGACTGGATCAAGTCAGAACCCAAGTACTACAGCGACGTTGTTGTAACAACTCTTCAGCCGCCCAAGCATGACAAGATTGCGCCGAAAGGGTCGGCAGATAAAGTACTGACCTTCCGCAATGTGCATAACTGGATGTCGGCGGGCACCCAGCACGACGTATTTACCGCTATGTTCAAGGCGCTGAAGCCTGGAGGAATCTTGGGTGTTGTAGAGCATCGGGCGAAACCCGGTACGCAGATGCAGGCCATGATTGATTCTGGGTATGTAACGGAGGACTACGTTATTGAATTGGCGAAGGGTGCCGGATTTGAGCTATTGGCGCGTTCTGATATCAATAACAACCCGGCCGATCAGAAGAGTTATCCCCGCGGTGTTTGGACGTTGCCGCCGTCGTTGCGTCTCGGCGACACGGATCGCGAGAAATATCTGGCGATTGGCGAAAGCGATCGTATGACGCTGAAGTTTATCAAGCCGTTGCGCGGTGAAATTAAGCCCTGATCTTGCATATGGGTGGGCCTTTCGCGGTATCCTGTGATTACCGTACACGGCCCATTTCTGGATACCACTGTTGTTTTCTGTTTAATCGGCAAAGTAGCAATCTGATGGGTTGCTGCTCTGGGCCTGTTCTTCCGCCTCTGTTACTCTGTGCCGATAGAGTAAATTTGTATTCCACCTGATAACAATAATAAATTGAGGATTCTTATGGTTCGCAAGATAAAAGTGCTTATGACCCTGTTTGTTGTTGCCAGCCTGTTTCTGCCGTTGGCAACATGCACGCAAAACCCACCGCCGTATAAATCGAATGCTGAGCCAATTATCGTAGAGCGCTTCGCTATAGAAGAACGCGAGACGGTTTGGGCAACTTGGGGGTTAGCCATTTTGTTTGGGTTGCCGTTACTTCTAGCACTGCTTGATTTGGCGCTAAAGCCGCATTCTGCGGGTCTAAACGTGGTTGAAACAATCTTGGGTATGGTGATAAGCGGCGTTGTTGCATTCTATGCGTTTACGAGCCAGTTGGCTGTTGGTGGCTATCTTGCGCTGATTGGCGTGATAGGGATCCTTGTGTTGGCAATAGCAGCCATGGTTGATGCGCTGCGATCAGGACGAGAAGCCCGGCGTGATGAAGTAGGTCGTTAATGGCGGTCACGCGTTCGAATGCCGTATTTTGTTATATTAAAAAGATGAGAGACCGCTGTAATGATCATACCGTTCCAATCTCTTGATGAGAGCGCTCTCAATGGAGTTTTAGAGGATATCGCCAGTCGTGATGGAACGGATTATGGTGAAACAGAAGCCTCTTTGGCCGCTAAGGTTAGAGATCTAAAGCGTGTGTTAAATACCGGCGAGGCGTGTCTGTGTTTTGATGTTGAATCAGAAACCTGTAATATCCTGCCCGCAGATACAGCGCGAGCCATGTTCGGTAGCATGGCAGATCGAGAATAGCTTGGCAGGAGCCTAAGAAACGCTGTGATCGAGTCTGAATCCTTTCAGGCGTTCGCAATAGACCCGTGGTAATAGGTCATAACTGGTAGTAAAAGATAGAACGATGAGCGAAGAAGAAATCAAGACCCTCGATGCGCGCGGGTTATTTTGCCCTGAGCCGGTCATGTTGTTGCATAAAAAGGTGCGCGAATTAGCCGCAGGTGAAGTGTTCCACGTACTGGCGACTGATCCGTCGACTGAACGAGATATACCGAAGTTTTGCGTATTTCTGGATCACGAGCTCTTAGAACATAAACAAGTCGGTGATGAGTTTCACTACAAAATCCGTAAAGCAGGCGCGGCGTAAGACGCAATTAGGTTTTCTTGTGCGCTCCCTATATCTCGCTTTTGGTTCAATCTTTCTCTGACAGAGCTATATCAAATAACGAATGTAATTAGTCGTCTCGCGCGCTGTCGTCGGTGTCGTGAGCGTGTTCGGTTCTTAGTGTTATAAGCTCTGCCGTTTGTTCTTTGGTTGATTCTTCAGGCTCTTGTGTAGATATTTCTGTCGAAGTGCCTTCTGCTGAATGCGGGTCTGTTTGTTCGTGTGCAGCGTCTTGAACGGCGCTTATGTTGTCTGCATGCTCTAGATTTTCGCTGCCGTTGTTTTCTTTTTCAGATGCTGGGTTTTGTGCTGCTTCCTGCTCGCGTTCGAGGAGTAGGGCGATGGCATCAAGGGCTTCCGGATCTTTGTTTTTCAGCTGATTGGCAATGTGGTGCTGAAAGTAGTAGCGAAACTGCGGGTGCTCATCTGAGCGGTAGAGGCATTCGTCATCCATTAGAATCGGGGTTGTCGTGACTTTTTTCGGGTCTGGCAGCATGGCCGTAATGGTGCCGTCGTTCATTAGCTGCCAGCTGTTCACCTCTGTGAGGATCAATGAGTTGGAATCCTCATTCATCAGCATGGCGTGGGTACCAATGGCGTCCGGTATTTTCTGAATGGGGTAGCGTTCTGTGATGTCGTCGTCTTCTTCATCATCAAAGTAGGCAAAGGCGGTTTCGAGCTCTACCACTTTATGCATGGGCGCATCGTAGAAGATAGTGTCGGTATCTTTGTCGTAGTAGCCGTCCCAACTGCCATTTAACGGGTCTTTGATTTCTGTGCAGGGAACGATCTGATTGAGCCAAGGGACCAAACCAACAACCTCGCCATTCCACTTTAGGCCCCAGCAGAGGATTTTCATGTCAAAGAAGGTATCCGGGTTGCTCTCGTTGGAGTAGAGCATGGACAATCCATCGAGTTCTGGTGCAAGCCTGATAATTTTTTCTTGTGCAAGATCCTGCAGGGCTTTACCGCTGAAAAAGTCGATAACTTTACGGTCTTGAATTTCCGGCATCTGGCTTCCGAATCGGCAAAAGTGCCAATGTTGCGAATTATTTTGATTTCAGTATAGTCTGCACCACTTCAGAAATCGGCCCTTCTTTCGATCATACTCCGCTTATTTCACCTTTACCATGCATCATGCTAC from BD1-7 clade bacterium includes these protein-coding regions:
- the paaF_1 gene encoding 2,3-dehydroadipyl-CoA hydratase codes for the protein MQQITVQTDNAICVVGINRPEKKNALTADMYQAMADAVNTASADTNVKVVILTGIGEHFTAGNDLGEFLADPSMDEESSVYCFLQAIARCEIPMIAAVEGFAVGIGCTLLLHCERVICDSTARFAFPFVNLAIVPEAASSLLLPRLIGYQQAAHLLLTGDTFDANEALEMGLAAEKTETGEALQTAMTYAEKLTCKARGALVATKQLLRRDDEPVQDRLHHELAIFVEKLQAPAAKEAMTAFMEKRKPDFTGL
- the gcvR gene encoding Glycine cleavage system transcriptional repressor, whose protein sequence is MQQALVFTFIGNDKPGIVERLSNLVASHGGNWLESRMTKLGGKFTGVVQISIDQDKIEDVKQALNNAASDELAILLESGTHDVEQPAHKTIKLSIIGLDRAGIVREIAQGLIQHGFNVIDMHTLTESAPMAGNLLFKAEVTVDTRSDVDMEKFSEDIEDICNTLDIDWNLEEIR
- a CDS encoding Uncharacterised protein (UPF0270 protein PA3463), producing MIIPFQSLDESALNGVLEDIASRDGTDYGETEASLAAKVRDLKRVLNTGEACLCFDVESETCNILPADTARAMFGSMADRE
- the tusA_2 gene encoding Sulfur carrier protein TusA, translated to MSEEEIKTLDARGLFCPEPVMLLHKKVRELAAGEVFHVLATDPSTERDIPKFCVFLDHELLEHKQVGDEFHYKIRKAGAA